The proteins below are encoded in one region of Ostrea edulis chromosome 3, xbOstEdul1.1, whole genome shotgun sequence:
- the LOC125677361 gene encoding BTB and MATH domain-containing protein 38-like yields MESPEEKHKTPLSTVYDVQFESDPTILPTEESEYIPDFPPTDIELRVEGISIHLNKAVLKSHSPVFRTMLESDFKEKDADHLVLEGKKYEDFIEFLQAFYPNKSHSVTVRNARQIIPIADEYQVTDVLNRCEECLVHFCDSIFVKNLKSLSVSVIVEYILTAEQHNLQRLLTSTTRLCAKYDSALLEQQDRIENVSYKTRYNIARERIALFEKHTLKAIRYNRIGEYSTVSNFPHRIFNLQPEEEDF; encoded by the exons ATGGAGTCTCCAGAGGAGAAACATAAGACACCATTATCAACAGTCTATGACGTCCAGTTTGAATCTGACCCCACCATACTACCGACCGAAGAGTCTGAATATATTCCCGACTTTCCACCCACTGATATAGAACTGCGAGTAGAAGGCATAAGTATTCACCTGAACAAAGCTGTGCTGAAATCTCACTCCCCCGTGTTTCGTACAATGTTGGAGTCGGATTTCAAGGAGAAAGACGCCGACCACCTCGTGCTGGAGGGGAAGAAGTATGAagattttatagaatttctacAGGCCTTCTATCCGAACAAAAGTCACAGTGTTACAG TGAGAAATGCTCGTCAGATCATTCCGATAGCAGATGAATATCAAGTGACAGATGTACTTAACAGATGCGAGGAATGTCTGGTCCATTTCTGCGATTCCATTTTTGTAAAAAACTTAAAGAGTTTGAGTGTCAGTGTCATTGTGGAATATATTTTAACGGCGGAACAACACAATCTGCAGCGCCTTCTCACATCCACAACTCGCCTGTGTGCCAAGTATGACTCTGCTTTACTTGAACAACAAGATAGGATTGAGAATGTATCTTATAAAACACGGTACAACATTGCCAGGGAAAGGATTGCCTTGTTTGAGAAACATACCCTGAAAGCGATTCGTTATAATAGAATTGGGGAGTATTCTACTGTCTCGAATTTTCCACATAGAATATTTAATCTCCAACCTGAAGAAGAGGATTTTTAG